The nucleotide window GGCCGCGGCAACACCGCACGCAATAGCATGGCGTCGACGAAGGCGTTCAAGTGGTTGCTGACAAACAGCACGCCGCCCTCGCGAGGTAAATTCTCCGGACCCATTACATCGATGCGGCGGAAGAACACGGCCAGGGCCAGGCGGGCCCACCAGCTCAGCAAGCGGTACATCATCGCCGTGTCTCCCAGCGGCGATAGATCCAAGCACCGACCGTGGGCGTGCCGAATGCCAGCAGCGTTCCGACCATGAGGTCGATCACGTAGTGATAGCGCAAGACGATCGTGGCGCCGTAAATCGCCAGCACGATGGGAACGTACATCAGGCTGCGCAGCCGATCGCGGCTCCAATCCGAATAGCACAAAAAGACGCTGCAACCAACGTGCAAGCTGGGGAAGACGCCGAACAGCCCTCCCGACGACGCGACCGAATCACGCACCAGTTTCAGAAAGTGGCCCCCTTCGAGTTCGACGTGACGATGTTCAATGGGAAACGCGACCGGACCAAACGCGGGCACGAACAGGTAACCCAAGTAACTCAGCGTGTACAACAACGTCCAGGCCGTAAGGAACTGCTCGCGATTGGCGCCGGCGCGGGCCTCGAGGTTGAAGAATAGCGCCAGGTGAATGTACGGAATGAACCAGGCGTAGGCCAAGGCGAACGCCTCGATCCGTCCAGGCGTGAGGAACCTCTGAATCTCGAAACTTGGGTCAAAGCCAAAGATCGCGATATCAATGCGCGACAGAACCGGATCGAAGGTATCCGTTCCAACGGCCTCGACACTCAAGCGGCCCAACGTCGAATAGAGTGTAAAAATCCAGGCGACCATCGCCCACGGCCGAATGCGCGACCACCACGTGGCATGTCGCCGACCCGCGTCCACAGCAACGACGCACGACATGACGAGCGCGAATACGAAGTGCAGCCCGCCCAACCGCTGTGCGGCCGGGAAATCGCTGACGAGCCCCTTAAGCGAGGCCGTCCAAAGAATGCCGACCAGCATCAAATCCGCCGGATGCGGCACTGCCCACTTGCGCTCTGTTGTCATTCAGAAGGCCCGAACGCGCGAAATGCGTATCAACGACAAGAGCAACCAGAGCGGAAGCCGTGCCTGCCGTCAAGAGCGGAGAACAATCCGTGGCGCGCAAGTGTCAGTACACGCGCGGATTCGCGCTGCGGCAACAACCGTGATTAAGGGCTCACTCGCCGTACGCGATTGTTGTCGCTGTCGCCGATATAGATTGCACCATCGGCCGCGATGCAGACGCCGTGCAAGTTGTTCAGGTGTGCCTGCGTTGCGGGTCCGCCGTCACCGCTAAAGCCTGGCTCGCGCGGAATGCCCGCCACGATCGAGATGGTTCCGCGAGTCGGATCGATCTTGCGCAATACGTGATTGCTGCTATCGACCACGTAAACCATCCCGTCTGGACCGACGGCGATTCCCTTTGGGCTGTTGAACCGCGCCTGTTTCGCCGGACCCTCGCCGACAGCAAATCCGGCCTCGCCGGTACCCGCGACGTGGTGCAGGCAGCCCGCTTTGAGGTCCAGCTTCCACACGGCGTGCCCCTCGCGCAAGGCAATCCACATGACGTCACCGGCCACGAACAGCGCGCGTGGGCCAAGGATCGGCGATGTCTTGGCCGTGGCGCCGTCCTTGGGCAGTTGCTTCTCGCCCGTTCCGGCAATCGTTTCGATCATGCCCGAGCGAGCGTCGACGCGGCGAATGCGATGGTTGCCGATGTCGGCGATGTACAAGTTACCGGCGACGTCGAAAGCCAGGCTATGCGGTTGCTTGAGTCTGGCCTGCGTCGCGGGACCGCCGTCGCCGCTGAAACCTGCTTCTCCGCCGATTCCGGCGAACGTGGAAATGATGCCGGTACTCCGCTCGACGCGGCGGATGACATGATTCTTCATGTCGGTCCAATACAGATTGCCGTCGCGATCGAAACGCAGCTCGTGAGGCTCGGACAATTTCGCCGCCGTCGCAGGGCCGCCGTCGCCGGCGAAGCCTTCGACGCCCGTGCCGGCGTAGGTCGACACTTCGTTCGTCTGTGGGTCCCAGCGGCGGATGCGGTGCAGACCACGTTCGCACAGATACAAAGCGCGGTCGGGCCCCCACTCCAGGCCAAACGGTTGATTGATGTTCGCCGCTGGCGCCGGCGCCGTGGGACCATTGTCATTCGGGGAGCCACTGCCGGCGATCGTCTCGATCACGCCCGCCTTCTCGGCGGCCGTTAGTTCAGTTGCGGAGATATTCGCTATGGCGCCTCCGACAACGAGCCCAAAGATTAATGACCTGGCATTCATTCCAGCGCATCCAGCAGCGTTTTGATTTCCTGCTCGGACATATGGCGGGCGGTTGAGCGCAGCATCTTCGCAAAATGCTCGCGCCCCTCAGGCGAGCTGGGATGGCCGATATTGCCATTTGGTCCTGTGCTGGTGATCAACCGCTTACCGTCGGCATCGAGGATCACCATCCACGGAATTCCACCGGGCTCGTTGCGCAGCCGCTTGACCACGGTCTCGCCGTTGCGAAAGCGGCTATCGAGTTTGACGTAGACATAATCCTTGGCAATCGTGGCGCGATGATCGTCAAGGTACCGGGACAAGATCACGCACCAGCCGCAATAAGCGCCACTGTGCTGCACCAGCACGCGTTTGTTTTCGCGGCCAGCCTGTCCGAGCGCCTGGGCGAGCACTTCCTCCGCGTCGGGCATGGGTGGAGCGTGCTCGTTGAGGAACGATTTCAGCCGGCCGCGATCGAGCTGGCCCTCGGATTCGATCGCGCGGCAAGATAGCTGCGCGACGAGCTTGCCGTCGTCCCCGATCACGGCCAACGTCACGTCCCCCGGTTCAGGGAGTGCAAAGCCGATTCGGGAGGCGAGCTTCTGCGCCTTGGAACCTTGTTCGCCATCGGCAACATCGGCCGCCACGAGTACATAGTCCGCCAGCGCGCTGCGGATATCGCCGTGCTCGTAATCGTAATACATCGTGTAGAACTGCCGGCACAGGTCATCCTCGGGCGCGGCCGACACGACCAGCACGCGCTGGTAACCCAATCGCGCATCGCGCAAAGCATCGTGCAGTTGCTTGAGATGCGGCCGCTTAATAGCGAACTCCTTGGCGATCCGCTCATTGATCGTGGGCGGCAGACCTGGCAGCTTGAGCGCGACGTCGTCGATCGCCACGATGCCGGCATTTGGCGCGTTCACGTTGCCGACGTTATGCCACCGGCGAGGGCCGCCCTTTACACCGAAGTCGTCCCCCACATACAGCACATACTCCTGCCCAGGCACCAATCCAGCGAGCGCGAACGCGCCCCCCTCGCCGGTGGTAACTTGGCCGCCGAAATTCCAGTTCGAGGTTCCGTCGCTGTACTTAACGTACACGCCATATTCCAGCCACTTGTCGGCCAGCGGTTCGCGTGTCTTGTCGTCGATCAGTCGTCCCCGAACGGTAGCCAGCGGTCCGATGGGGATATCAACTTGCTTGTCATCTGCCTCGCAGTTCACGATCCCCGCCTGGTGCCCGTCGCTGCTCCTTGCATAGACGATCATCTCCGAGGTAGGGCGTTCGGCGCGGAACGTACCGTTCTTATCGGTCACCGCATTCAGCCGCCGGACGGCGGCCGAATTGATGGACAGTCCCTCGACCGTGGCTTCTGCGACGCCATGCGCAGTGTTGTTCTTGGAGACCACGCGCCCAGCAATTTCGGCGCGATCTGGCTTCGTCCCGCGCAAGTTGATTTCGAATTCGCGCTCCGTAGTGATTTCAAAAGTTGGTCGTTCGCTGTTCGGGGGGCCCATCATGTAGTACGAACCCGGGCCTGCGAAGAACTCAAAGCGGCCGTCGTCGCCCGTTTTGCCGCTGTGCACCAGCATCGGAATGATGGCCTTGTGGTCATCCTTGGGATTCGGCAACTTTTCCGCCGCCGGCAGCTTGTTGTGGTACTCGTCGGAGTCTTTCGTGTACCCGTAATAAAGCTGCACGTAGGTGTTGGCCGCTGGGGAGTTTTCGTCGCCGATCGTCACGCGGCCGTAAATGCGCGTTGTCGTTTGCAGCGTGAAATCGACTCCGTCGCGCGCCGTGCTTCGCAATACGAATCTCTGCGGCGGCGCCGTCCAGTCGCGGCTCACTGGCACCAGCTTGTAGTACTGATCCGGATTGACCATCAGTGTGAAACGCCCGTCAGCATCTGTGCGGGCCGATCCGTGGAACGAATCGGTCT belongs to Pirellulales bacterium and includes:
- a CDS encoding phosphatase PAP2 family protein; translation: MTTERKWAVPHPADLMLVGILWTASLKGLVSDFPAAQRLGGLHFVFALVMSCVVAVDAGRRHATWWSRIRPWAMVAWIFTLYSTLGRLSVEAVGTDTFDPVLSRIDIAIFGFDPSFEIQRFLTPGRIEAFALAYAWFIPYIHLALFFNLEARAGANREQFLTAWTLLYTLSYLGYLFVPAFGPVAFPIEHRHVELEGGHFLKLVRDSVASSGGLFGVFPSLHVGCSVFLCYSDWSRDRLRSLMYVPIVLAIYGATIVLRYHYVIDLMVGTLLAFGTPTVGAWIYRRWETRR
- a CDS encoding thioredoxin family protein, with the translated sequence MVGWISLAWVVQTGFAHPPEEVVTVRGRVIDQAGQPVADVEAWVSTHKILVRARSGADGSFELSVPAKRIAGLTLQAADDGGARQALHQFSYDQTSAPPEVVSLVLRPAREIALTVVDAKGIAVSGAWVAAVSNYHKVAGAETDAAGKAMVRVPVDSELRYVVAGKADIGLDYFVYRGMKELASDPYKLPPDHSDPLHFVLNGTRTVTVCVHDDHEQPMVGVDVNAWYFEKPKKGDILNTGLDEFRAMTDSQGVATLSILPADNKGKVVVWVRRDGYVAADRTVWDPQSGEDSLTATLQPLVRVSGSVKLPDGRPAANIEVLIAGAGYQTDSFHGSARTDADGRFTLMVNPDQYYKLVPVSRDWTAPPQRFVLRSTARDGVDFTLQTTTRIYGRVTIGDENSPAANTYVQLYYGYTKDSDEYHNKLPAAEKLPNPKDDHKAIIPMLVHSGKTGDDGRFEFFAGPGSYYMMGPPNSERPTFEITTEREFEINLRGTKPDRAEIAGRVVSKNNTAHGVAEATVEGLSINSAAVRRLNAVTDKNGTFRAERPTSEMIVYARSSDGHQAGIVNCEADDKQVDIPIGPLATVRGRLIDDKTREPLADKWLEYGVYVKYSDGTSNWNFGGQVTTGEGGAFALAGLVPGQEYVLYVGDDFGVKGGPRRWHNVGNVNAPNAGIVAIDDVALKLPGLPPTINERIAKEFAIKRPHLKQLHDALRDARLGYQRVLVVSAAPEDDLCRQFYTMYYDYEHGDIRSALADYVLVAADVADGEQGSKAQKLASRIGFALPEPGDVTLAVIGDDGKLVAQLSCRAIESEGQLDRGRLKSFLNEHAPPMPDAEEVLAQALGQAGRENKRVLVQHSGAYCGWCVILSRYLDDHRATIAKDYVYVKLDSRFRNGETVVKRLRNEPGGIPWMVILDADGKRLITSTGPNGNIGHPSSPEGREHFAKMLRSTARHMSEQEIKTLLDALE